The following proteins are co-located in the Macadamia integrifolia cultivar HAES 741 chromosome 3, SCU_Mint_v3, whole genome shotgun sequence genome:
- the LOC122074008 gene encoding uncharacterized protein LOC122074008 translates to MGEGRGSTLVYLLVVVLSLVAFAFAIAAEHRRSKGTLEPVVSGDGNINMTYCVYDSDVATGYGVGSFLFLLSSESLLMGVTRCMCFGKPLAPGGNRAWSIIYFVSSWLTFLVAEACLIGGATKNAYHTKYRGMIYAHNMSCESLRKGVFIAGAVFVVITMILNVYYYMHFTKATSQTVRKANRANSTVGMTGYA, encoded by the exons atgggagaggggagaggcTCTACCTTAGTGTACTTGCTGGTGGTGGTTCTCAGCTTGGTCGCTTTTGCCTTCGCCATTGCTGCTGAACACCGAAGAAGCAAA GGGACTTTGGAACCAGTTGTCAGTGGTGATGGCAATATCAATATGACATATTGTGTTTATGACTCAGATGTGGCAACCGGTTATGGTGTCGGGtcattcttgtttcttctctccAGTGAATCACTGCTTATGGGTGTCACAAGGTGCATGTGTTTTGGCAAGCCTTTGGCCCCTGGTGGAAATCGAGCCTGGTCAATCATTTACTTCGTCTCATCATG GTTAACTTTTCTGGTCGCCGAGGCATGTCTGATTGGTGGTGCAACAAAGAATGCCTATCACACCAAATATAGGGGCATGATATATGCCCATAACATGTCCTGTGAATCATTGCGGAAAGGAGTTTTCATAGCAGGAGCCGTGTTTGTGGTCATCACAATGATTCTCAATGTGTATTACTACATGCACTTCACTAAGGCTACGTCTCAGACTGTTCGAAAAGCAAATCGTGCCAATTCAACCGTAGGGATGACTGGTTATGCATAA